From Halanaeroarchaeum sulfurireducens, a single genomic window includes:
- a CDS encoding 50S ribosomal protein L32e, which translates to MSDDEPTELEDISGVGPSKADALREAGYETVEDVQAASQSELGELDGIGNALAARIKADVGGLEVEEETTAAVEEAEAEEAEEPEEETVETELQPRGLADKTPDLAENEERLLRQRRREGKPQFNRQDYHMKKRTPTSWRRPRGDLSKQRRRIKGKGDVVKPGFRTPTAVRGKHPSGFEEVRVHNVDDLEGVDSDTEAARIASSVGARKRERIEEVAEDRSIRVLNPTYVEVEVTDDE; encoded by the coding sequence ATGTCCGACGACGAACCTACCGAACTCGAAGACATTAGTGGGGTCGGCCCCTCGAAGGCCGACGCACTCCGCGAGGCCGGTTACGAGACGGTCGAGGACGTACAGGCAGCGAGTCAATCCGAGCTGGGCGAACTCGATGGTATCGGGAACGCCCTCGCAGCCCGGATCAAGGCCGACGTCGGTGGCCTGGAGGTCGAAGAAGAGACCACCGCTGCAGTCGAGGAAGCCGAGGCCGAGGAGGCCGAGGAGCCCGAAGAGGAGACCGTCGAGACGGAACTCCAACCCCGCGGCCTCGCCGACAAGACACCCGACCTTGCCGAGAACGAAGAGCGGCTTCTCCGCCAGCGGCGGCGGGAGGGCAAGCCCCAGTTCAATCGGCAGGATTACCACATGAAAAAGCGGACGCCGACGTCCTGGCGCCGACCGCGCGGCGACCTCTCGAAACAGCGCCGCCGGATCAAGGGCAAAGGCGACGTGGTGAAACCCGGGTTCCGGACGCCGACCGCCGTTCGGGGCAAACACCCCAGCGGCTTCGAGGAGGTCCGCGTCCACAACGTGGACGACCTCGAGGGCGTCGATTCCGACACGGAGGCCGCTCGCATCGCCTCCTCGGTCGGCGCGCGCAAGCGCGAACGTATCGAGGAGGTCGCGGAAGACCGCAGTATCCGCGTCCTCAACCCCACCTACGTCGAAGTCGAGGTGACCGACGATGAGTGA
- a CDS encoding 50S ribosomal protein L6, producing the protein MPRIECELPDDVDATVDRFDLTVEGSNGSVTRRLWFPDVTVSTSEDAVVIESDEDTKKVSATMGSFESHVENMIHGVTEGWEYRLQVHYSHFPMQVSVEGEEVVIENFLGEKAPRRAAIRGDTEVQVDGETVVLTGPDKEAVGQTAGDIEQLTRVKDKDTRVFQDGVYIVEKPGVGGA; encoded by the coding sequence ATGCCACGAATAGAATGCGAACTTCCGGACGACGTGGACGCCACCGTCGACCGCTTCGACCTCACGGTCGAGGGGTCGAACGGGTCGGTCACGCGCCGGCTCTGGTTTCCCGACGTGACTGTCTCTACGTCCGAGGACGCCGTTGTCATCGAAAGCGACGAGGACACGAAGAAGGTCTCCGCGACGATGGGATCCTTCGAGAGTCACGTCGAGAACATGATCCACGGCGTGACCGAGGGATGGGAGTACAGACTGCAGGTCCACTACTCTCACTTCCCGATGCAGGTCTCCGTCGAGGGCGAGGAGGTCGTCATCGAGAACTTCCTGGGCGAGAAGGCGCCCCGACGCGCGGCGATCCGCGGCGACACGGAAGTCCAAGTCGATGGCGAAACCGTCGTTCTCACCGGACCCGACAAGGAGGCCGTCGGTCAGACCGCCGGCGACATCGAACAGCTCACGCGAGTGAAGGACAAGGACACGCGCGTCTTCCAGGACGGCGTGTACATCGTCGAAAAACCCGGCGTTGGAGGTGCCTAG
- a CDS encoding 50S ribosomal protein L5: MSETAADFHEMREPSVEKVVVHMGVGQGGVDLQNAEEILEGITDQQSVRTQAKRNEPEFGIREGDPIGAKVTLRHDLADDFLARALPIADLSRSQFDDTGNVSFGIKEHTDFPSQEYDPNIGIYGLDVTVNLVRPGYRVAKRATVSRQIPSNHRLNPEDAIAYLESTYDVEVSE; this comes from the coding sequence ATGTCCGAGACAGCGGCCGATTTCCACGAGATGCGCGAACCGAGCGTCGAGAAGGTCGTCGTTCACATGGGCGTCGGACAGGGCGGTGTCGACCTCCAGAACGCCGAGGAGATCCTCGAAGGGATCACCGATCAGCAGTCCGTCAGGACGCAGGCCAAGCGGAACGAACCCGAGTTCGGAATTCGCGAGGGTGACCCAATCGGCGCGAAGGTCACGCTCCGCCACGACCTGGCCGATGACTTCCTCGCGCGTGCCCTGCCGATCGCCGACCTCTCCCGGTCGCAGTTCGACGACACCGGCAACGTCAGCTTCGGCATCAAGGAGCACACCGACTTCCCGAGCCAGGAGTACGACCCGAACATCGGAATCTACGGGCTTGACGTCACCGTCAATCTCGTCAGGCCGGGCTACCGCGTCGCCAAGCGCGCCACGGTCTCCCGCCAGATCCCGTCGAACCACCGACTGAACCCCGAGGACGCGATCGCGTACCTCGAGTCAACGTACGACGTGGAGGTGAGCGAATGA
- a CDS encoding 30S ribosomal protein S14 — MSDVDDDNDNEATGQSHACRRCGREQGLVGKYDIWLCRQCFREISRDMGFKKYS, encoded by the coding sequence ATGAGCGACGTCGACGACGACAACGACAACGAAGCGACCGGACAGTCTCACGCGTGTCGCCGGTGCGGACGCGAGCAGGGACTCGTCGGGAAGTACGACATCTGGCTGTGTCGACAGTGCTTCCGCGAGATCTCCCGCGACATGGGATTCAAGAAGTACAGCTAA
- a CDS encoding 30S ribosomal protein S8 encodes MTANDPFANALSGVNNAESVGQLTHTVTPASNEIGAVLEVFYDRGYIGGFEYQEDGKAGKFEVELKGAINECGPVKPRYSAGVDEFEDWEKRYLPARDYGTLVVTTSHGIMSHYEAREKGIGGQIIAYVY; translated from the coding sequence ATGACGGCAAACGACCCATTTGCGAACGCGCTCTCCGGCGTGAACAACGCCGAGAGCGTCGGGCAACTGACCCATACGGTAACGCCCGCCTCGAACGAGATCGGGGCCGTTCTCGAGGTCTTCTACGACCGCGGGTACATCGGCGGATTCGAGTACCAGGAGGACGGCAAGGCCGGGAAATTCGAGGTCGAACTGAAAGGGGCCATCAACGAATGTGGCCCGGTGAAGCCGCGGTACTCCGCGGGCGTCGACGAATTCGAGGACTGGGAGAAGCGCTATCTCCCGGCCCGCGACTACGGGACGCTCGTGGTGACGACCAGCCACGGCATCATGAGCCACTACGAGGCCCGAGAGAAGGGCATCGGTGGCCAGATCATCGCGTACGTGTACTAA